A region of Toxorhynchites rutilus septentrionalis strain SRP chromosome 1, ASM2978413v1, whole genome shotgun sequence DNA encodes the following proteins:
- the LOC129777158 gene encoding DNA polymerase iota, translating into MDDLEAQGDSEEHPRVIIHVDMDYFYAQVEEVLDPSLKNKPVGVKQRFNVVTSNYIAREYGIKKMTLIAEAKKLCPDLVLVNGEDLTKYKQMSGRINEIMHKFTPNVEKLGLDENFLDVTKEINEKLEQGVCPEETQRVEGFIHPPVENTDLSDREAFQKSCGCGCDRRLILATHMAQEIRDCIFRELGLKCCAGIAHNKLLAKLVGGVHKQNKQTVLLPDCASSFMRSLGSVKSITGIGEKTAQILEECDIKTVNDLQAVPLEQLVKRLGQEQASRLKEISFGKDYTPVKATGKPKSVGLEDSCPAISIRADAEEKFRHLLVRLVKNIADDGRIPIAIKVTVRKHDSAKKTSHRECKQDKILPSNFRHKDGKLVLTEGAQDRILGIVMKLFERMVDLQQPFNITLLGLSFFKFQERKVGTKSIANFLIKKSDIEVQSITNLSNESLTLSDSFTSNKSFSIPMDCDPSSGAGMSDSASLASHSGSESDAEPSPKKSRRLATFLVRKNSSLMMATEEDSSSPSKLRVADLRLNSKEYDQETCNVTLSDIPSSSKSAGFFKNHLSSSTPAKPSTVSTVSVNSSPTCTDNNIPSSVDPEVFNALPADVQQELLQNWRKGSPIASSSSTPTATNPSSTSKNTLHRYFLKNT; encoded by the coding sequence ATGGATGATCTGGAAGCACAAGGAGATTCGGAGGAACATCCGCGTGTGATAATCCACGTAGATATGGATTATTTCTACGCCCAGGTCGAGGAGGTACTTGACCCTAGCCTGAAGAACAAGCCGGTGGGAGTGAAGCAGCGATTCAATGTGGTGACTTCCAACTATATTGCGCGGGAGTACGGCATCAAGAAGATGACGCTGATAGCAGAGGCGAAGAAGCTGTGTCCCGATCTGGTGCTTGTTAATGGAGAAGATCTGACAAAGTATAAGCAAATGTCCGGTAGAATTAACGAAATCATGCACAAATTCACGCCCAACGTCGAGAAGctcggtttggatgagaatttTTTGGACGTCACCAAGGAGATAAACGAGAAGCTTGAGCAGGGTGTCTGTCCGGAAGAAACGCAGCGGGTGGAGGGTTTTATACATCCGCCGGTTGAAAACACGGATTTGTCGGACCGAGAAGCATTCCAAAAATCATGCGGTTGTGGCTGTGATCGAAGGCTTATTCTTGCAACGCATATGGCGCAGGAAATTCGTGACTGTATTTTCCGCGAACTTGGTTTGAAATGTTGTGCAGGCATTGCTCATAACAAACTGTTGGCAAAGTTGGTTGGTGGAGTTCATAAGCAGAACAAGCAAACTGTGTTACTGCCGGATTGTGCGTCTAGTTTCATGCGATCCCTCGGTTCAGTTAAAAGCATAACAGGGATCGGCGAGAAGACGGCCCAAATTCTTGAAGAATGTGATATAAAAACGGTAAACGATTTACAAGCCGTTCCATTGGAGCAACTCGTGAAACGTTTAGGCCAAGAGCAGGCTAGCAGACTTAAGGAAATATCATTCGGAAAAGACTACACCCCTGTGAAAGCTACGGGGAAACCTAAATCCGTAGGATTGGAAGATTCGTGTCCTGCTATTTCAATCCGTGCGGACGCAGAAGAGAAGTTCCGACATTTACTCGTTCGATTGGTGAAAAATATAGCGGACGATGGTCGTATTCCTATAGCCATCAAAGTAACTGTCCGGAAACACGATTCCGCGAAAAAGACGAGTCATCGTGAATGCAAGCAGGACAAAATATTGCCTTCGAATTTCCGGCACAAGGACGGTAAGTTGGTCCTCACCGAAGGAGCCCAAGACAGAATTCTCGGCATTGTAATGAAGTTATTCGAGCGGATGGTAGATCTTCAACAACCTTTTAACATAACTCTTTTGGGgctctcatttttcaaattccAAGAGCGAAAGGTCGGCACTAAATCAATTGCAAATTTTCTTATCAAGAAATCAGATATCGAAGTTCAGTCAATCACGAATCTTAGCAATGAGTCGTTGACCCTTAGTGATAGTTTCACATCGAATAAATCCTTCTCCATCCCAATGGATTGCGATCCATCATCTGGCGCTGGGATGTCAGATAGCGCTTCATTGGCTTCTCATTCAGGATCGGAATCGGATGCTGAACCATCACCCAAAAAGAGCCGACGGTTGGCAACATTCCTTGTGCGTAAAAATAGCAGTTTGATGATGGCCACTGAGGAAGATTCCTCCTCCCCGAGTAAATTGCGTGTGGCTGATCTCCGGCTGAACTCGAAAGAATACGACCAGGAAACTTGCAACGTAACTTTATCCGACATTCCATCCTCCTCCAAATCGGCTGGATTCTTCAAAAACCATCTTTCTTCGTCCACTCCTGCAAAGCCATCAACCGTGTCGACAGTGAGCGTGAACAGCAGTCCTACTTGCACCGATAACAACATACCTTCAAGTGTCGATCCAGAGGTATTCAATGCACTGCCAGCTGACGTACAGCAAGAGTTacttcagaattggcgaaagggAAGTCCGATCGCTTCCAGTTCCTCCACGCCTACCGCAACAAATCCGAGCTCAACATCAAAAAACACGTTACATCGGTACTTCCTGAAGAACACATAG